From the genome of Bactrocera oleae isolate idBacOlea1 chromosome 2, idBacOlea1, whole genome shotgun sequence, one region includes:
- the Cenp-C gene encoding serine-rich adhesin for platelets isoform X2 yields MTSDCFNLSEFSEYLDDTDGHRLAQFLQKKSGTVRNGAKRIFDAEPQRFSLNVRLKRLSSPPVPVTDVENECVIPETQETDNEKDVQNKEQEAVLLPEQEIFQLKVAQVKNDAQTLASSVNESLNNTQQKKETCHASVLVMIPMGNNITCPENKSMTISSVKSRTEQCILGSKVGSTSKIAEAVQASIIAEQNRMEQLPLPMCPESVSPKRLEEPNGAQETQQQQQAVSPRSLCTFLQPKISRPIIPQTPRSPISKVSRSGDRLRRQVLKRITNLENNGRRTLLSEFESTLCSTNFSPAICSTPMHHTPPVNLLKTPPRINNSLNEPKTSPRPKTPEINACIPSKEASQHTKHNAVQEQPLLQNLVEALEDTINKLKSFENPPHTRIITAESDINTTELPQTQEQLQQQALVQASTGNVVDKSKVLATEALLQEVQKTLADLKNSNLQMPKIVIPVNQTFNNAPTAAAAANKQIGEKETNHECEDAKVTQSETQADHKTAFTHSNCTRQHTITAANLNDASSCNSPNNFINHPTFTCNNTRNTNLPTNSVQHKNVTTPVGNRKVAADNNKTNLSGANSILLNADNKRSANRSAHTTLNNNKNLEANLVKTQTFVKHDVSKCTTLKNREEVGTVTANKEANTKRGLTEMSISMLITDDEDEEEDINYNVNKRQTLRKSGPLNLATEKPQKTKRNRRTIKRTMRTRLHHRSTKPFASPPTLLTSDTDTETGPPPAHPLNLQHVKPVEHIKIQQLRRRRPLNKAPSTPKNGELFADELKAHLARLTNHEILDLRKRNSMGLMNGKRLKKSSGSTKQALEEKLKIEEEIQLEILRRELLGNTQGLREEEQQQQQQTYADEMNPEQRSESESQLVNEVVEVVKEIIFDELPQAPAAFKDNTAVAAAAFMDNSTAAPALLTDNTAGAAAKAIENNVDAVVAALETEDNGVATVMPDVPEPFKDNVAAPDAFNINASAENIMQQTVAQLTQRMCYNSSLIDDRSSERVTFVSAKRNNVQNTKNARKSAQRNKKSELPEVTIKYFQIEESIKMRRKDSTSKRSLYNKGDSFDENSDASDSEKENFLKISTLTEPIPPPPVVSPVGDIQITSPPPPVTDWTTASTFMLPNLPADQLVLPPTPFSDKQINSSVNGAKPKTLSASHNNTAAIEAICQHDEELFKKPTKRAPRASRKRKTQESRTNKSSHVTQTERTDDSAGIRRSTRGQVPTNRNSKWNGHSLLETLFNKPTKSSSSNRSIKKQTNRTSSSCSIESRGGDLTTPVASSTGLNIANVKKRGRKPQKPQSPVFSYLGDTNVTSGTVYSLRNTESDALSTQLEAIQETPIETDGLDAAAASPASNDNELPTTSSCKTGKSNKNTTKANNKQTAGVKKLGRPRKTGTVSKIKQQQQQQQQEETDAVEAAQQVADDDTANRTGQLECSRVYLPPPPSLEKLSEMFDALKNAANNLSDEEGTPNGAESSVPTPTEGNVGIRPVRVRLRRLTARDTSTATAQSSASTSATNSESTRTTENDRQELLAWLKNVSHLQSATNERQVFMDLRPSTAGKLFFTNLEGIDYAFYDTEHKCTLGYLRFKPLQCKPSKRAKKYHLHFVVLAGSFEISTDRESANFGVGDMVAINIGCRYKITNLENDIGVLMVIKK; encoded by the exons AT GACTTCCGATTGCTTTAATTTAAGCGAATTCTCTGAATATCTTGACGATACTGATGGCCACCGTTTGGCACAGTTTTTGCAGAAAAAAAGTGGTACGGTGCGTAATGGTGCTAAACGAATTTTCGATGCTGAACCACAGAGGTTTAGCTTAAATGTACGTCTGAAGCGCTTAAGTTCACCACCAGTTCCAGTAACCGATGTTGAAAATGAATGCGTTATACCAGAAACCCAGGAAACCGATAATGAGAAAGATGTGCAAAATAAAGAACAGGAGGCTGTATTGCTTCCTGAACAAGAAATATTTCAGCTGAAGGTTGCACAAGTAAAAAATGATGCGCAAACACTGGCATCATCAGTAAATGAATCATTAAATAATACGCAGCAAAAAAAAGAGACTTGTCATGCTTCTGTACTAGTTATGATACCAATGGGTAACAATATAACTTGTCCTGAAAATAAAAGCATGACAATATCATCTGTGAAATCACGAACAGAGCAATGTATATTAGGATCTAAAGTAGGAAGTACATCGAAAATAGCAGAAGCTGTGCAGGCCTCAATCATAGCTGAACAAAATCGAATGGAACAACTACCATTGCCAATGTGCCCAGAATCAGTTTCCCCAAAGCGATTGGAAGAACCCAACGGTGCGCAggaaacgcaacaacaacaacaagcagttAGCCCTAGGTCGTTATGCACATTTCTACAACCAAAAATATCACGGCCTATTATACCACAAACACCGCGATCGCCAATTTCAAAGGTGTCTCGTAGTGGCGATCGACTGCGTCGTCAAGTGTTAAAACGTATCACAAATCTTGAGAACAACGGTCGACGAACTTTACTTTCGGAATTCGAAAGTACACTTTGCTCAACAAATTTT TCGCCAGCAATATGCAGTACTCCAATGCATCATACACCTCctgtaaatttattaaaaacacctCCACGGATAAATAATTCACTAAATGAGCCAAAAACATCACCGCGCCCAAAAACACCTGAAATAAATGCATGCATTCCGAGTAAAGAGGCATCGCAACACACAAAACATAATGCTGTACAAGAACAGCCATTACTACAAAATCTGGTTGAAGCACTAGAAGATACAATAAATAAACTGAAAAGTTTCGAAAATCCTCCACACACACGAATCATTACAGCGGAGTCGGATATAAATACCACAGAGTTGCCGCAAACACAggaacaattacaacaacaagcactTGTTCAGGCATCAACTGGTAATGTTGTAGATAAAAGTAAAGTGCTTGCTACTGAGGCTTTGTTGCAGGAAGTGCAAAAGACACTTGCTGATTTAAAGAACTCAAATTTACAAATGCCGAAAATAGTTATACCAGTTAATCAGACTTTTAACAATGCGCCCacagctgcagcagcagcaaacaAACAGATTGGTGAAAAAGAAACAAATCATGAATGTGAGGACGCTAAAGTAACACAATCCGAGACGCAGGCCGATCATAAAACCGCATTCACGCATTCGAATTGTACAAGGCAGCATACAATAACAGCGGCAAATTTGAATGATGCCAGCAGTTGCAATAGTcccaataattttataaatcatcCAACGTTTACGTGCAACAACACAAGAAATACTAATCTACCGACAAACTCAGTACAACATAAGAATGTAACAACACCGGTCGGTAACCGAAAAGTTGCTgccgacaacaacaaaacaaacctGTCAGGAGCCAATTCGATATTACTAAATGCTGACAATAAACGTTCAGCTAATCGCTCAGCTCATACAAcgttaaacaataataaaaacttgGAAGCCAATTTAGTTAAAACACAGACATTCGTCAAGCATGATGTCTCCAAATGCACAACATTAAAAAACAGAGAAGAAGTTGGCACTGTAACTGCTAATAAAGAAGCCAACACTAAACGTGGACTTACAGAGATGTCAATATCGATGCTTATAACGGACGATGAAGATGAGGAGGAAGATATTAATTACAATGTGAATAAAAGGCAAACCTTACGTAAAAGTGGTCCGCTTAATCTAGCCACTGAAAAACCGCAGAAGACGAAGCGTAATAGACGGACAATAAAACGCACAATGAGAACGCGTCTTCACCATCGATCCACCAAACCTTTCGCGTCACCACCAACACTACTCACAAGTGATACGGATACCGAAACTGGACCACCACCAGCGCATCCACTGAATTTGCAACATGTCAAACCTGTcgaacatataaaaatacaacaattaagGCGACGACGACCCTTAAATAAAGCACCAAGTACACCGAAAAATGGCGAACTGTTTGCCGATGAGTTGAAAGCGCATTTGGCACGTTTAACAAATCATGAAATTCTTGATTTGCGCAAACGTAATTCGATGGGTTTAATGAATGGTAAACGTTTGAAAAAATCATCAGGTAGCACGAAACAGGCTTTGGAggagaaattaaaaattgaagaaGAAATTCAATTGGAAATTTTGCGCCGTGAATTATTGGGCAACACTCAGGGTTTACGGGAGGaggagcagcagcagcagcagcaaacgtATGCCGATGAGATGAATCCAGAGCAGAGAAGTGAGAGCGAATCGCAATTGGTGAATGAAGTAGTTGAGGTAGTTAAAGAAATCATCTTTGATGAACTGCCACAAGCACCTGCAGCATTTAAGGATAATACTGCGGTTGCAGCCGCTGCTTTCATGGACAATTCAACTGCAGCACCGGCACTATTAACGGATAATACTGCTGGTGCTGCGGCTAAAGCAATTGAGAATAATGTTGATGCTGTTGTCGCGGCTTTAGAAACTGAGGATAATGGTGTGGCTACTGTTATGCCTGATGTCCCTGAGCCATTTAAGGATAACGTTGCTGCACCTGATGCATTTAATATTAATGCCTCAGCTGAAAACATAATGCAGCAAACGGTCGCACAATTGACACAACGCATGTGTTATAATTCCTCATTAATTGACGATAGAAGTAGTGAACGTGTTACGTTTGTTTCAGCCAAACGTAACAATgttcaaaatactaaaaatgcgAGAAAGTCGGCTCAACGAAATAAAAAGTCAGAACTG ccagaagtaacaataaaatattttcaaatagaaGAAAGTATTAAAATGCGCCGCAAGGATAGCACCTCCAAACGTTCGCTATACAACAAAGGTGATTCTTTTGACGAAAATAGCGACGCCTCAGATAGTGAAaaagagaattttttaaaaatttccacgCTAACGGAGCCAATACCACCACCACCAGTTGTTTCACCGGTAGGCGATATACAAATAACATCACCACCACCGCCAGTGACTGATTGGACGACAGCTTCCACATTTATGCTGCCAAACTTGCCAGCGGACCAATTGGTTCTACCACCAACGCCATTCTccgataaacaaattaatagcaGTGTGAATGGTGCAAAGCCTAAAACATTATCCGCGTCGCATAATAATACCGCTGCCATAGAAGCTATATGCCAACACGATGAAGAACTCTTTAAAAAGCCCACAAAGCGTGCGCCACGTGCTTCACGTAAACGAAAGACACAAGAGTCAAGAACGAACAAGTCTAGCCATGTGACACAAACTGAGCGTACAGATGACAGCGCAG GCATACGTCGATCGACTCGCGGTCAGGTGCCAACTAATCGCAACTCTAAATGGAATGGACACTCACTGTTGGAAACATTGTTTAATAAACCTACGAAGTCAAGCTCATCGAATAGAAGTATAAAGAAACAAACAAATCGAACAAGCTCCAGCTGTAGTATCGAGAGTCGAGGTGGTGATTTGACCACGCCAGTCGCCTCCAGCACTGGCTTGAATATTGCCAATGTGAAGAAGCGAGGTCGTAAACCACAGAAGCCACAATCGCCAGTGTTTAGTTATCTCGGCGATACGAATGTAACATCGGGCACTGTGTACTCACTAAGAAATACCGAAAGTGATGCGTTGAGTACACAGTTAGAAGCAATTCAAGAAACACCCATAGAAACGGATGGCCTAGACGCTGCAGCAGCGAGTCCAGCGTCAAATGACAACGAATTACCAACTACTTCCTCCTGCAAAACCGGCAAATCGAATAAAAATACAACTAAAGCCAACAATAAGCAAACTGCGGGGGTGAAAAAATTAGGCCGACCAAGGAAAACAGGGACAGTCtctaaaataaaacaacaacaacaacagcaacagcaagaaGAAACTGACGCAGTGGAAGCGGCACAACAAGTGGCGGACGATGACACCGCAAATCGCACAGGCCAATTGGAGTGTAGTCGAGTGTATTTGCCACCACCGCCATCGTTAGAGAAGCTCAGTGAAATGTTTGACGCATTGAAAAATGCCGCCAACAATTTGAGCGATGAAGAGGGTACGCCGAATGGTGCAGAATCGAGTGTCCCGACACCGACCGAGGGTAACGTTGGCATACGACCTGTGCGTGTACGTTTGCGTCGTTTAACAGCACGTGACACCTCCACCGCAACCGCTCAAAGTTCTGCTTCGACCAGTGCAACAAACAGTGAGTCGACTCGGACGACAGAAAACGATCGCCAAGAGTTGCTTGCATGGCTGAAGAATGTATCACATTTGCAATCGGCCACAAATGAGCGACAAGTCTTTATGGATTTGCGACCTT cCACTGccggtaaattattttttaccaaTTTGGAGGGTATAGATTATGCCTTCTACGATACGGAACATAAATGTACTCTGGGCTATTTGCGCTTCAAGCCACTGCAGTGCAAGCCTTCGAAGCGTGCGAAGAAATATCATTtg CACTTTGTTGTGCTTGCGGGTTCATTTGAAATCAGCACGGACCGTGAAAGCGCCAATTTCGGTGTTGGTGATATGGTAGCTATTAATATAG GCTGCCGTTATAAAATCACGAATTTGGAAAATGATATAGGCGTACTAATGGTGATAAAGAAGTAA
- the Cenp-C gene encoding serine-rich adhesin for platelets isoform X3, translating into MTSDCFNLSEFSEYLDDTDGHRLAQFLQKKSGTVRNGAKRIFDAEPQRFSLNVRLKRLSSPPVPVTDVENECVIPETQETDNEKDVQNKEQEAVLLPEQEIFQLKVAQVKNDAQTLASSVNESLNNTQQKKETCHASVLVMIPMGNNITCPENKSMTISSVKSRTEQCILGSKVGSTSKIAEAVQASIIAEQNRMEQLPLPMCPESVSPKRLEEPNGAQETQQQQQAVSPRSLCTFLQPKISRPIIPQTPRSPISKVSRSGDRLRRQVLKRITNLENNGRRTLLSEFESTLCSTNFSPAICSTPMHHTPPVNLLKTPPRINNSLNEPKTSPRPKTPEINACIPSKEASQHTKHNAVQEQPLLQNLVEALEDTINKLKSFENPPHTRIITAESDINTTELPQTQEQLQQQALVQASTGNVVDKSKVLATEALLQEVQKTLADLKNSNLQMPKIVIPVNQTFNNAPTAAAAANKQIGEKETNHECEDAKVTQSETQADHKTAFTHSNCTRQHTITAANLNDASSCNSPNNFINHPTFTCNNTRNTNLPTNSVQHKNVTTPVGNRKVAADNNKTNLSGANSILLNADNKRSANRSAHTTLNNNKNLEANLVKTQTFVKHDVSKCTTLKNREEVGTVTANKEANTKRGLTEMSISMLITDDEDEEEDINYNVNKRQTLRKSGPLNLATEKPQKTKRNRRTIKRTMRTRLHHRSTKPFASPPTLLTSDTDTETGPPPAHPLNLQHVKPVEHIKIQQLRRRRPLNKAPSTPKNGELFADELKAHLARLTNHEILDLRKRNSMGLMNGKRLKKSSGSTKQALEEKLKIEEEIQLEILRRELLGNTQGLREEEQQQQQQTYADEMNPEQRSESESQLVNEVVEVVKEIIFDELPQAPAAFKDNTAVAAAAFMDNSTAAPALLTDNTAGAAAKAIENNVDAVVAALETEDNGVATVMPDVPEPFKDNVAAPDAFNINASAENIMQQTVAQLTQRMCYNSSLIDDRSSERVTFVSAKRNNVQNTKNARKSAQRNKKSELPEVTIKYFQIEESIKMRRKDSTSKRSLYNKGDSFDENSDASDSEKENFLKISTLTEPIPPPPVVSPVGDIQITSPPPPVTDWTTASTFMLPNLPADQLVLPPTPFSDKQINSSVNGAKPKTLSASHNNTAAIEAICQHDEELFKKPTKRAPRASRKRKTQESRTNKSSHVTQTERTDDSAGIRRSTRGQVPTNRNSKWNGHSLLETLFNKPTKSSSSNRSIKKQTNRTSSSCSIESRGGDLTTPVASSTGLNIANVKKRGRKPQKPQSPVFSYLGDTNVTSGTVYSLRNTESDALSTQLEAIQETPIETDGLDAAAASPASNDNELPTTSSCKTGKSNKNTTKANNKQTAGVKKLGRPRKTGTVSKIKQQQQQQQQEETDAVEAAQQVADDDTANRTGQLECSRVYLPPPPSLEKLSEMFDALKNAANNLSDEEGTPNGAESSVPTPTEGNVGIRPVRVRLRRLTARDTSTATAQSSASTSATNSESTRTTENDRQELLAWLKNVSHLQSATNERQVFMDLRPSTAGKLFFTNLEGIDYAFYDTEHKCTLGYLRFKPLQCKPSKRAKKYHLHFVVLAGSFEISTDRESANFGVGDMVAINIGCRYKITNLENDIGVLMVIKK; encoded by the exons at GACTTCCGATTGCTTTAATTTAAGCGAATTCTCTGAATATCTTGACGATACTGATGGCCACCGTTTGGCACAGTTTTTGCAGAAAAAAAGTGGTACGGTGCGTAATGGTGCTAAACGAATTTTCGATGCTGAACCACAGAGGTTTAGCTTAAATGTACGTCTGAAGCGCTTAAGTTCACCACCAGTTCCAGTAACCGATGTTGAAAATGAATGCGTTATACCAGAAACCCAGGAAACCGATAATGAGAAAGATGTGCAAAATAAAGAACAGGAGGCTGTATTGCTTCCTGAACAAGAAATATTTCAGCTGAAGGTTGCACAAGTAAAAAATGATGCGCAAACACTGGCATCATCAGTAAATGAATCATTAAATAATACGCAGCAAAAAAAAGAGACTTGTCATGCTTCTGTACTAGTTATGATACCAATGGGTAACAATATAACTTGTCCTGAAAATAAAAGCATGACAATATCATCTGTGAAATCACGAACAGAGCAATGTATATTAGGATCTAAAGTAGGAAGTACATCGAAAATAGCAGAAGCTGTGCAGGCCTCAATCATAGCTGAACAAAATCGAATGGAACAACTACCATTGCCAATGTGCCCAGAATCAGTTTCCCCAAAGCGATTGGAAGAACCCAACGGTGCGCAggaaacgcaacaacaacaacaagcagttAGCCCTAGGTCGTTATGCACATTTCTACAACCAAAAATATCACGGCCTATTATACCACAAACACCGCGATCGCCAATTTCAAAGGTGTCTCGTAGTGGCGATCGACTGCGTCGTCAAGTGTTAAAACGTATCACAAATCTTGAGAACAACGGTCGACGAACTTTACTTTCGGAATTCGAAAGTACACTTTGCTCAACAAATTTT TCGCCAGCAATATGCAGTACTCCAATGCATCATACACCTCctgtaaatttattaaaaacacctCCACGGATAAATAATTCACTAAATGAGCCAAAAACATCACCGCGCCCAAAAACACCTGAAATAAATGCATGCATTCCGAGTAAAGAGGCATCGCAACACACAAAACATAATGCTGTACAAGAACAGCCATTACTACAAAATCTGGTTGAAGCACTAGAAGATACAATAAATAAACTGAAAAGTTTCGAAAATCCTCCACACACACGAATCATTACAGCGGAGTCGGATATAAATACCACAGAGTTGCCGCAAACACAggaacaattacaacaacaagcactTGTTCAGGCATCAACTGGTAATGTTGTAGATAAAAGTAAAGTGCTTGCTACTGAGGCTTTGTTGCAGGAAGTGCAAAAGACACTTGCTGATTTAAAGAACTCAAATTTACAAATGCCGAAAATAGTTATACCAGTTAATCAGACTTTTAACAATGCGCCCacagctgcagcagcagcaaacaAACAGATTGGTGAAAAAGAAACAAATCATGAATGTGAGGACGCTAAAGTAACACAATCCGAGACGCAGGCCGATCATAAAACCGCATTCACGCATTCGAATTGTACAAGGCAGCATACAATAACAGCGGCAAATTTGAATGATGCCAGCAGTTGCAATAGTcccaataattttataaatcatcCAACGTTTACGTGCAACAACACAAGAAATACTAATCTACCGACAAACTCAGTACAACATAAGAATGTAACAACACCGGTCGGTAACCGAAAAGTTGCTgccgacaacaacaaaacaaacctGTCAGGAGCCAATTCGATATTACTAAATGCTGACAATAAACGTTCAGCTAATCGCTCAGCTCATACAAcgttaaacaataataaaaacttgGAAGCCAATTTAGTTAAAACACAGACATTCGTCAAGCATGATGTCTCCAAATGCACAACATTAAAAAACAGAGAAGAAGTTGGCACTGTAACTGCTAATAAAGAAGCCAACACTAAACGTGGACTTACAGAGATGTCAATATCGATGCTTATAACGGACGATGAAGATGAGGAGGAAGATATTAATTACAATGTGAATAAAAGGCAAACCTTACGTAAAAGTGGTCCGCTTAATCTAGCCACTGAAAAACCGCAGAAGACGAAGCGTAATAGACGGACAATAAAACGCACAATGAGAACGCGTCTTCACCATCGATCCACCAAACCTTTCGCGTCACCACCAACACTACTCACAAGTGATACGGATACCGAAACTGGACCACCACCAGCGCATCCACTGAATTTGCAACATGTCAAACCTGTcgaacatataaaaatacaacaattaagGCGACGACGACCCTTAAATAAAGCACCAAGTACACCGAAAAATGGCGAACTGTTTGCCGATGAGTTGAAAGCGCATTTGGCACGTTTAACAAATCATGAAATTCTTGATTTGCGCAAACGTAATTCGATGGGTTTAATGAATGGTAAACGTTTGAAAAAATCATCAGGTAGCACGAAACAGGCTTTGGAggagaaattaaaaattgaagaaGAAATTCAATTGGAAATTTTGCGCCGTGAATTATTGGGCAACACTCAGGGTTTACGGGAGGaggagcagcagcagcagcagcaaacgtATGCCGATGAGATGAATCCAGAGCAGAGAAGTGAGAGCGAATCGCAATTGGTGAATGAAGTAGTTGAGGTAGTTAAAGAAATCATCTTTGATGAACTGCCACAAGCACCTGCAGCATTTAAGGATAATACTGCGGTTGCAGCCGCTGCTTTCATGGACAATTCAACTGCAGCACCGGCACTATTAACGGATAATACTGCTGGTGCTGCGGCTAAAGCAATTGAGAATAATGTTGATGCTGTTGTCGCGGCTTTAGAAACTGAGGATAATGGTGTGGCTACTGTTATGCCTGATGTCCCTGAGCCATTTAAGGATAACGTTGCTGCACCTGATGCATTTAATATTAATGCCTCAGCTGAAAACATAATGCAGCAAACGGTCGCACAATTGACACAACGCATGTGTTATAATTCCTCATTAATTGACGATAGAAGTAGTGAACGTGTTACGTTTGTTTCAGCCAAACGTAACAATgttcaaaatactaaaaatgcgAGAAAGTCGGCTCAACGAAATAAAAAGTCAGAACTG ccagaagtaacaataaaatattttcaaatagaaGAAAGTATTAAAATGCGCCGCAAGGATAGCACCTCCAAACGTTCGCTATACAACAAAGGTGATTCTTTTGACGAAAATAGCGACGCCTCAGATAGTGAAaaagagaattttttaaaaatttccacgCTAACGGAGCCAATACCACCACCACCAGTTGTTTCACCGGTAGGCGATATACAAATAACATCACCACCACCGCCAGTGACTGATTGGACGACAGCTTCCACATTTATGCTGCCAAACTTGCCAGCGGACCAATTGGTTCTACCACCAACGCCATTCTccgataaacaaattaatagcaGTGTGAATGGTGCAAAGCCTAAAACATTATCCGCGTCGCATAATAATACCGCTGCCATAGAAGCTATATGCCAACACGATGAAGAACTCTTTAAAAAGCCCACAAAGCGTGCGCCACGTGCTTCACGTAAACGAAAGACACAAGAGTCAAGAACGAACAAGTCTAGCCATGTGACACAAACTGAGCGTACAGATGACAGCGCAG GCATACGTCGATCGACTCGCGGTCAGGTGCCAACTAATCGCAACTCTAAATGGAATGGACACTCACTGTTGGAAACATTGTTTAATAAACCTACGAAGTCAAGCTCATCGAATAGAAGTATAAAGAAACAAACAAATCGAACAAGCTCCAGCTGTAGTATCGAGAGTCGAGGTGGTGATTTGACCACGCCAGTCGCCTCCAGCACTGGCTTGAATATTGCCAATGTGAAGAAGCGAGGTCGTAAACCACAGAAGCCACAATCGCCAGTGTTTAGTTATCTCGGCGATACGAATGTAACATCGGGCACTGTGTACTCACTAAGAAATACCGAAAGTGATGCGTTGAGTACACAGTTAGAAGCAATTCAAGAAACACCCATAGAAACGGATGGCCTAGACGCTGCAGCAGCGAGTCCAGCGTCAAATGACAACGAATTACCAACTACTTCCTCCTGCAAAACCGGCAAATCGAATAAAAATACAACTAAAGCCAACAATAAGCAAACTGCGGGGGTGAAAAAATTAGGCCGACCAAGGAAAACAGGGACAGTCtctaaaataaaacaacaacaacaacagcaacagcaagaaGAAACTGACGCAGTGGAAGCGGCACAACAAGTGGCGGACGATGACACCGCAAATCGCACAGGCCAATTGGAGTGTAGTCGAGTGTATTTGCCACCACCGCCATCGTTAGAGAAGCTCAGTGAAATGTTTGACGCATTGAAAAATGCCGCCAACAATTTGAGCGATGAAGAGGGTACGCCGAATGGTGCAGAATCGAGTGTCCCGACACCGACCGAGGGTAACGTTGGCATACGACCTGTGCGTGTACGTTTGCGTCGTTTAACAGCACGTGACACCTCCACCGCAACCGCTCAAAGTTCTGCTTCGACCAGTGCAACAAACAGTGAGTCGACTCGGACGACAGAAAACGATCGCCAAGAGTTGCTTGCATGGCTGAAGAATGTATCACATTTGCAATCGGCCACAAATGAGCGACAAGTCTTTATGGATTTGCGACCTT cCACTGccggtaaattattttttaccaaTTTGGAGGGTATAGATTATGCCTTCTACGATACGGAACATAAATGTACTCTGGGCTATTTGCGCTTCAAGCCACTGCAGTGCAAGCCTTCGAAGCGTGCGAAGAAATATCATTtg CACTTTGTTGTGCTTGCGGGTTCATTTGAAATCAGCACGGACCGTGAAAGCGCCAATTTCGGTGTTGGTGATATGGTAGCTATTAATATAG GCTGCCGTTATAAAATCACGAATTTGGAAAATGATATAGGCGTACTAATGGTGATAAAGAAGTAA